Genomic segment of uncultured Fibrobacter sp.:
CCAAAATATCAGAGTATTGGTCCAAATTGGAATATGTTTGAGTCATATTTTTTAATATAGAAATTTGGTTTTTCTCCCGTTTGGAGTTATTTTAAAATTTACAGGTTTGTTTTTATTCGCGACGAGGGTGAATAGTTGCGAATATCGGACTTGGGTGATTAGGGCCCGGCGCTCTCTCTCTGCGCTAGGGTCCTTTTTTGTGCATAAAAATCGGTTTTTCAGGATGAAAACATTTTTTTAGATGCCAGAAATCCATTTTATGCTACATTTCTTTTTCCTTTTGCGTTTGGACTCGCTTTCCATGTGCATCTGTAGTGGGGGATTGTGAAGAACGTTTCTGTAAAGGACATCTCCGTTAATTTCATGCTGGGCGCAGCGTTTCTGGCCGTCCTCGTTTGGGCGTGTACCGACGCGGAATCCGATGCTCCCGCTGAACCGGCGGTAGAAAGTCTAGTGCAGGAAGGTACTCCGTTTACCGACCCTCGCGACAATCGCGTGTACAAGACCGTGAAGGTGGGCGCGCAAGTCTGGATGGCCGAGAACATGAAGTTCTATGATGCCGACAAGAAAGGGGACTTTTACGGCAAGTCCTGGTGCTACGGAAACGTGGAGGAGAACTGCGAAACCTACGGGCGGCTCTACCACTGGAGCGCAGCCACGAAGGCTTGCCCTGCGGGCTGGCATCTCCCTTCCAAGGAAGAATTCATGAGATTGTACGAGGATGTCGGCGGTGTCGAAGTGGCGGGAACAGCATTGAAGGCTTCGGAAGGCTGG
This window contains:
- a CDS encoding fibrobacter succinogenes major paralogous domain-containing protein yields the protein MKNVSVKDISVNFMLGAAFLAVLVWACTDAESDAPAEPAVESLVQEGTPFTDPRDNRVYKTVKVGAQVWMAENMKFYDADKKGDFYGKSWCYGNVEENCETYGRLYHWSAATKACPAGWHLPSKEEFMRLYEDVGGVEVAGTALKASEGWPESDKNDDAYGMRIVPGGYYYMKHFFYGGENAYLWTSTEVRPNNMNSAGFVSGRASGSIDETYAEFGLSVRCVQDSSANE